The sequence CCAGGCCCAGAACTTGTCCAGCGTGAGCAGACCCGGCTTAAAACAGAGTGACGACTCACGATTGAACGGCGACGCCAGGCGCTCTATGCCTCTGAGATCAGTGTCGTCGAAGGCCTCGGGTGGTCGCTCTGACTCGCCCCCTGGAAGCGTGGTGCCGGCACAGGCCCCGAGACCCGCTCCCAGGAGAGCTGACATCGCCAGGCTGCCCAGGATACCAAAGATCAGGAGAGATGAGAGCTGCGGCCGGCGGGAGGACAAGGTCCCCACGGGCGGGCAGCATGTCGACATCCCCAGCTCCTGCATCAGCCGGCTCACGGGCCGGGAGGGCCCCGGGCAGCCCAGCTGCGGTGCCCGGGTGGAGGGCGAGCCCAGCAGCAGGGGCACGCAGGAGCCCAGCACACCTTCCGGGGGTGGCCCCCAGCCCCCCGCTCTGCCTGGCCCCTCCAGGGGGAAGGGTGTCGGCTCGACCTTTGAGAGCTTCAGGATCAATATTCCTGGGAACACAGCCCACTCCAGCAGACTCCCCAGCCCTGGCTTCTGTAACACCTTCCGGCCTGTGGATAGCAAGGCGCAGAGGAGAGAGAGCCCCTCGCCCCTCTTCGCCGTCAGGAAGACGAAGCAGCTCAAGAGCGAGATCTACGATCCTTTCAACCCCACGGGCTCCGACTCCAGCTCCGCCGGCAGCAGCCCCGAGCgcctgggctccagcctccttccctctgaGATCACCCGGACCATTTCGGTGGACAGTCCGAGGGCCCCAGCTCGGCTGCCCGTGCGTTGCGTCACCTCCTACACAGTGCAGACTGGCTTTGGGAAGGAGCCCCAGCCCCCCCAGGGGCCCTCTGGGCAGCCTGAGCTCCAGGACAAGGAGGAGCCCACTGAGGGCCAAGGCGCTGCCACACAGGTGCAGGGGGCGTCCCCGCCCGAGCCCTGGGGGGACGAGGACCGGCCACCCCGCAGCTCCTTCTTTGGCTCTGAGGGGCGGACAGTGACCTGTGTGACTGTGGCGGAGCCGGACGTGCCACCCAGCCCCAACGCCTTGCACACAACCACCCACAGGGTCGTGGAGCTGCGGTCCCCCACCCGCTCCCGCTCCACGTCCAGCTCCCGCAGCAGGAAGAAAACCCAGAGGCAGCAGGCCGCCAGCAGGGAGCATGGGAGGGCCCGCTCCGGTTCCCGTTCGTCCCACTCTGGGGACAGGAGCTCTCGGTCGGCATCGCCACCAGCGGGTGAGGACCCGGCTAAGAGGCACCGACCCAAGGTCCGGAGCCGGAGGTCTTCCAGTGACCGCTCCAGCAGCCATGAGCGAGCCAAGCGGAAGAAGGCCAAGGACAAGAGccgagagaggaggaggggcaccTGGGGCCGAGGCCGGCGCAGGTCCCGCTCCGGCAGCCCCGGCAGCTCCTCCTACGAGCACCGCgaaggcaggaggaagaagaggcGGAGGTCCGGGTCCAGGTCTCGGGGGAGGGAGTGCTCGCCCCCCAGCAGCCTGGAGAGGTCCCGTAGGCCCAGGCACCCCAGGGAAAGGAGGGACCGGCCCCGAGAGAGGCGTGGCTCCCGGGAGAGGAGGAAGCGCAGGTCCAGGTCACCGAGCCTGGAGCACAGGTCCCGGGAGCACCGGCGGCCTCGTTCCCGTGAGAAgcgcccacggccccgcccccgctccccgGAGAGGAAGCTGGCCCCGAAAGAGGCTTCTCCGGTGCCCCCTGTCCCAGAGGAGCCCAGGCCAGACAGGGAGCACTTGGCCAGGCCCCCGGCCTCAGCAGGAGCAGACGCCTTGCCGGAGGGGGTCGAGACGGACAAGGGCCCCCCAAAGGCCGCCCCAGTCCCAGAGGCGCTAGCCGAGTGTCCACTCGAGGACCTGGATTACGGCGACTCTGTCGAGGCGGGCCACCTCTTTGAGGACTTTTCAAGTGAAGCCATCTTCATGCAGCTTGATGACATGAGCTCTCCGCCCTCCCCTGAGAGCACGGACTCCTCCCCAGAGCGAGGCCTCCTGCCCAAGCCTGCTGTGCCTCCAACCAGCCAGCAGCATGACGCCAGCCTGGCCATGGCCACGGCCGCCATCAGGAGGGAGGTGTCGCTGATCCACAGTGAAGATGCCACACAGCTCCTGCCCCAGACAGAAGGCCCCCAAGAGAAGCACTTGCTCCCGCAGGACATGGCTGAGGCCACCACAGTGCCCAGCACCCTGGGTGGCCAGGCCGTGGGTGGGGCACCCGTGGTGAAGGAGGAAGGTCCTTCTCAGAACCCCTTGCTACGGGCTAAGGCTCTGGTGAAGAGAGTCACCTGGAACCTCCAGGAGGCAGAGAGCAGTGCCCCAGCCGAGGACAGAGGCCTGCGTGAGTAGGCACTtcccggggtggggggttggCGTGTGGTCTTCTCCGTGGGTGGCTCACGGGCCTCCTTCACACAGAGGGATGGCTGCGGCCTGACCAGTGGTCCTTGCTGCTGGGATGCTTTTCTGGAACTTTCTAGCCAGGAAGCAGCCTTCTGGCCTGGGGTGGCCACAGAACACTCACCCCTGCTGTTTTGGCCCTCAGGGATGCCGCTCCACAGACCACAGAAGCCCCGGGAAGGGGTCCGGGAAACCGAGGACGTGGGCCCCATGGCTGCGTTCCAGCAGGCACCTTTCTCTGAGTCCCTTCCCCCTGGTTACGTGCTTCCGGACTCTGGCTTTCCCGATGCCAACCCCTCTCAGGTGGGCGCCTAGACTGGAGGGACGTGGCCTCGTGCCCAGGCCATGCTGGCTGGGCCAGGTCGGGGCTGAAGACCTCATAGTGCCACCCCCTTTCTGCCATGGCTCTGACTGGGGAGTAGGGTGGTGAGCGCGGTGCCGGGAGCTCTACAGAGGCTGAGTGGGATTTGTTCTTGCCCAGGTATATGGCCCTAACCTGCCTCCcgccctggctctgcctctgagcATCCCGCCCTACGCACCAGTCAGCCAGCCCACGGTCCAGTTCATCCTGCAGGGGAGCCTTCCCCTGGAGGGCTGTGGGgtggcccagagcccagcccctgTACCCGCCATCCTGACCACAGCCTCAGAGCCACCTGGCCACGCGGccgccactgccaccaccactgccaACAACTCTGAGGAGAGGACAGCTGCTCCCAGGCCAGCCTCAGAGAAGGCCAAGAATGAGGAGGTGAgtcctgcccccctccctccagGGGCAGGATGATGGGAAGCCTTGTGCCTCTGGCCAGAGGGCCCTCTAGGCCTCTGGGTGGGTGTCACATGCATGTTCTCACTCCCAGTACATGAAGAAGCTGCACGTGCAGGAACGGGCCGTGGAGGAGGTGAAGCTGGCCATCAAACCCTTCTACCAGAAGAGGGAGGTGACAAAGGACGAGTACAAGGACATCCTTCGCAAGGCCGTGCAGAAGGTGGGCTTGGCAGTCGCCACCTGGGGGGCCGAGACCCTGCCTGCTGACACTCTCGGGGGTCCGTGAGCATGGAGAAGGGTGCCCCAGGCCAGCCCGTCTCCCTGTAGCCGCACCACATAGGTGGTCATGGGGGCTCACGGCAGTGGCCTCATGACTTGTTAAATAGACCGAGTAGCATGAGGTGTGGGAAAGCAAGACTCCGAGAGATGACCCGTTCTCCAGCCCAGGGTGGGGTTCGTGGTCATGATGTGCTGGCCCGGCTCTATGGAACCCTCAGGCTGCCCATTGTCCCTCACGTGGTCCCCAGGGCCCAGTCACTGTGGTCACTGAACATGTGGGGTGTGAAAGGACATCTGTGTAACTGGCCCCCCCCCCCAGATCTGCCATAGCAAGAGCGGGGAGATCAACCCGGTGAAGGTGGGCAACCTGGTGAAGGCCTACGTGGACAAGTACCGGCGCATGCGCAGACACCGGAGGGCCGAGGCCAGCGAGGAGCCGCCTGCCCCGGGCCCCGAGGGCTAAGGCCTGCCCAGCGCCGTCCTGGCTGGAGTGGAGGAAGCAGAAAATTCTGGGGACACCCAGAACTGTTTTCAGGGTTCCTGTGATCACACGTGGTCTGTGCACCTGTCCTGTTCACAGTTTAAAACTAGACTTTTTTTATTTGTACATTATAGATACACACTGTTCCCACTGTGTTCTAATTTATCAAAAATGGATTATCTTTAGAGATGTCTCAGTTGGCTCAGTACTTGAAAGGTGAACTTTGTGACCAAGGAAGGTCCTGGGCCAGAGGTGTGGGGAGGTTTCCTCGACCCCCTCACAGGCAGCCTCCCCCAGGCAAGCCATCTGTGCTCCTGGCCCTTGTCCAGGGAGCCCTTATACCATCTCTGTTATGCTCTGTAAAGAGTTGCTGAAGCCTATACTCAGCTCCACTGAGGCAGAGTGGTGTTGGCAGATTTCAAAGGCCAGGGACAGCCCCTAGGTGCAGCACAGAGGCCCTGCTCCCGACGGAGGGGCCCCAGTTGCCACCTGGCAGGGAGAGCAGAGTGTCTGTGTCCTGAGGGACAGTTGGGATCTTTGCGTAGTTTGTTGGCTCTAAAGTGGGGCCTGCGTTTCTTCACTGTGAAAAGAGTGGGGTGCTCCCTCCTTGGGCCCCCAGGAAGTGGGGTGAGCTTGAGTCCACGGTGCCTTTGCTGAGCCCCAGCCCCAAGCCCACCTCTGGTCAGGACACAATGCTGGCTCTTGGGTTTCTACTGGACCCCGAAGGGGCCGGGGTCCGCCCTAGGCGGGCTGCCCCACTCCATCAGGAAGTGCTCCAGGAAGTGCTCTAGGTCGTCATAGAGGCTGTCAGAACTGGACAGGCAGAGGCCGAGGCTGCCGCTGTCCAGGGAGGACACGCCTTCACGCTGCACGCCCTCCAGGTATGCCCGGCACAGCCATGGCTCCAGCTGTGGGGAGGGCGCtgtcaggcccggtggggctgtGTGCAGCCCCACCCTGGGGACCCCTGCACCTCACCTTCACGAGGACCAGGTTCTTCTCCTTGGGCCTCACCACCGACAGGTCCTGGCCAAAGCCCAGGTAGATCGTGTAGTGTGGGGAGCCTTGGCGCCGGCGGGCACGGAACTCCCCCAGCTCTGCAGGACAGGACCGGGCTCTGGtgagcagggggcaggggggcaggctGGGAGGACCTCAGCCCCAGGGCAGGTGCTTCACTGACCTTGAAAGAAGGTGCCGAAGTCAAAGATGGGGGTGTTGCAGTCTCGGGGCAGCAGgcgggctggggtggaggggctggcAGAGCCCAGGGGCCCACCCACTTCCCAGTAGACCTTGCATTTCCCCTGGCGCCGGGCCCACAGCCACGGCCCCCGGAGCTCCAGCTGCAGGCCAGGGGCCACGTGCTGCAGCAGCTTCTCTGTGTAGTGCAGCTGCTTCTGGTCGGGCAACtcagcagggctggggaaggCCACACGCTGGGGCTCTGCAGCCTCAGCAGCCAGGCTGGGGGAGCCATACAGGAGCACACAGCCTGGGCGCCCCACCACCTCCTGCAGCACTGTTCGGCCCTTGTACATGATGGTCAAGTCCAGGGCCCCCAGGCTGGGCTCTTCGTGCAGACAGACCTGGGAGCACCTGGGACCAGCCGGGTGCTCACCTGCCATTGGGGTGCAGGCACCAGAGGAGGGTGTCGTGCCAAGCTCCACGTCTGGGAGCTGTCTGGGCTCTGGGACCAGGGGGGGCCCTGCAGCTAGAGAGAAAGGCCTAAGCTGGCACCTGgtctcccagctcctccctcttCCACAGGTCTCTGGCTCCTTTTCCCCATAATCTTGGCCTAGGGCAGTAGCCACAGGCCGGTGGCCACTCCCACTCCCTGGGAGGAGCTCTGGGCCTGACCTGAGGAGGATCAGCTATACTGGCCCACCTGTAGCCCGCACCATCCCTGCtgggcctccctctcccccaggccctgcctcctctctcccctgcctgcctctccccttgGCACAGAAGTCTGCAGGACAGAGCACCCCCCTCCAACACAGCCCCTTACCAGGAGCCTCTCGGGGGATCGGATCCGCCCCCAATACAGCTTTCAACAGATGGTCCTCCAGGGAGCTCTCCTGCAAAGCCTGGAGCAAGAGGTCCCCAGCGTGCTCACTTGGGTTTGCAGTGCAGGGCTCAGGGCTTAGCCAGGCCGGTTCATGCCCTGGCCTCTCACCAGTATGTGCTGCCTGGCATGGCCCAGGAAGCCCATCCTGCAGGGGAAGACAATGCCAGCTTAAAtaagcagcccccagccccagcaagaGCTGGCAGCCCTTGCTTGACCCAAGGTCCAGGAGGGCAGAATAGCCTTACCCTTGTGAGTGGGGCATCTTCAAGGGCTTTGTCCTCCCCCTGGTTAATGCCTGGGTCTTCTGAAGAAGAAAGGTTTGGAGAAACACTGGGACCTGACTCTGGAGTGGACTCCTGAGTGTGAACCCCTGGGCAGCTCCTCACAGCTGGAACGTGCACCTCTCCTTCACTAGTCCCAGTAAGCTCATCAGCTTCCTCCCAGTGATCCCCTGAGCAGTCCCCAGCAACCTGGCTCCAGCCTCTCCCACGCCAGTCTCTAAAACCAGAAATCTGATGCAGCACTGCTCCCAGGACAGAGCAAAGTCCCAAGGCCCTCCGAAGCACATTCCACTGCGCCCAGCCCATCCTCCTGCAGCCCTCCTGGGGCTTTCCTCACCTCTGCACCCCAGCTCAGGGCTGATCATGTACACCTTATGCGGGTCGGTAGGGTCAGCTGAGTTGTCTTGCAACATCACGAAGCGCCCAGTGCTGCGCAGGGCGCAGCGGAAGTTGGTTTTCCAGGAGGCTCGGAGCGCACCCTCGTTGGATGACCTGGCACCGCTGCTGCAGGGCGGCCACCTGCCGCGGGCCACGGCCCAGGCCTGGGGATTGAGAGGGAGTGGAGGACGTGGCCTGGATCCATGGATCTGGGACTGCCCTACCCCTACCCCCGGGTCCCCGGCGGGATTGCGGTCCCACCTTAAAGATGCGCGAATCTGCTTCACCCAGGTCCTTTCGCGCGAAGTGCTTCCAGGGCACGCGGAAGCGCGTTCGGGCAGCGTCCAGCCACCGTAGCCCCTCATAGCGGCCGCTGCTGACCTCGGCCAGAAGCCAGTCTCCGAAGAGCACGCGCGGGGCCCCACTGCAGACAGGGCAGCCGGGTTATCAGGGCGCGCGCAGGCCGCCGGGTGCGTGGGGTCTGCGCCGGGCAGGGCGGGGAGCTCTCACCTGTCCTGAGCCACGGCCATTGCTCCCTCTGCAGGGGCTGGGCGGGGAGGGGCCGGCGCACCCTCCGCGGCGAGTGTTGTCACGGGCGCAGAGTCAGGTACTACCGCAGGTGAGAAGAAGGTTGCGAGTGTGGCCAGATGTCACCGGTGTTGAGGATTACAGATGGGAATTGAGGGCTGATGGCCACGACGTTGCTCGAGTGTGAGTCCTGGCCAAAGCGGTGATAGGTGTGACTACAGATACGGCGAGCGCGCGCACGAGGGGCCACAGGTGTCGAGCCGGCGGCCGGGTAGGCCCTGCGGGGGCGCGACGGAACTGCCGCAGGAAAACGAAACCTCACGTTGCAGGAAAACAAAACCTAACCCACTGGGCCGCGGGGCTGGCAGacgcccctctcccttcccctctcgcCCACCCCGCAGGTCCTCAGCGACCGTGACCCCCGCATCCAGTTCCCCCAATTCTGGATCCGTGCCCCGCCGCCGTCACCCGCGCTGCCTGCCCCCTCCCGGCCACTGCTCCACGGAGCGAACGCGTGGTCCGACGCGGCCGTCACTGCCCCTCTGCTTCCGCGTGAGTCCCGAGTACCTGGCGCTGAAACGACCGGAGCACGAAATCGCATCTCCGAACACGCCAAAGCAAGCGCTTTTATGCTGGcgaggccgggggcggggccgggggcggggccgggggggggCCGGGCTGCGCGGAGCTCCAGGTGCAGCAGAGGAAGTCACGTGCTccggcgggcgggggcggggccgcagGGGGTCCTGGCGGCCCGCCTGCACAGCCGCTGCCGGGTCCAGCCGATGCTCTCCCTCACCCGGCGCTCTGGGGGACTGGGGCTCCCGCACCCGACGTGGTGGGACAGGCAGTGGGATAAGCTGGGGCTCCAGGAAGGAAACCCGCACTTCGCTGAGCAGACAAGTGGGTGATGAGGGTGCGGGGGAGGAGCGGCAGCTGTGTTCTTTGGGTTCTTACCAGTGAGAACTGCTCAGGCAAGGTACTCAAATACGGTCGagattaaaatatttggaaaggaaTTCGTAATGCCTTTTCATGAGGAAAAACGCCAGTGACCCTTGAGGGAGGGTGGTAGTCGGGGCGGAAGTCCTGCCTGAAGTCCGCTCGTGCGGAAGCCAGCGGAGGGGGCTCTGTCCCCAGTCCCTGGCCCTGGGTCCCCCCACTGCCTGCCTCGACCCTGTGCCGCACACCCGCCACCCCTGTGCCCGTGGCCTGAAGGCCACTGTCGCACTGGGTgggccacacccccacccccaacaccgcGGGTCACAGTCCAGGCACCTGGATTAGTGGGGCGCCACGGGGTGCTTACTGCCCACACTGTAGCCCACAGGCGTACGGCTGTGACCCACCGGAAGGTCCCCAGGACCTTGCTCTCCCAGATGAGTGTTCCCGAGGGTGGCCCCTGGCCAGGTGGCTCCTCATCCTCCCCCACGGGAAGAATCTCCGTGGTGGGTCTGGAGGTCAAGGTCCCCCCTCCTCGGCGGTGGTTAGACCAAGAGAGGAACTTCCTGGCCACCACCAGCTGCTACCAAGCCTGGGAAGCCCCGTGGCCCCGCGGGCACAGCAGGTGGTTTACGGGAAACAGCGCCGGGCGCTTTCGGCCGGCCGGACGCGACTCCGCCCCCGCTGCGCACCCGGCGTGTTCCCGGAGGACTCGCTGCCCGGCGCTGAGCGAATGGGCCTCGTCGCGACCACCCCCACCGGCAGCCGCTCGGGGAAGGCCCTACACACCGCCGCAGATCTAAAAATGTCACTTTATTCTGCGCAATGAGGGGACGGGGAGAAGGGCCAGGCTGACTCGGGTCCagagggggaggcggggaggccaCGCTAGAAGTAGATGGAGTCAGCGCCTGGCGGGTCCTCCGTACCCCTGCCCGGTCCTGCGTCCGAGCCCGCGTCGCCGCTGCCCTCGCTGCCTGAGTCGCCCGCGCCGTCTGCTTCCGAGGCGGGCTCGTTGAGGACCACCACGTCAGCCTCTGCCCCGATGTCCTCGCCAAACCACACGGCCTTGTAGCCACCTTCAGGGCGCCGCTCCTTGGTCAGGATGGACCTGACGGCTGCAGGGTCTTCCCCATCCCGGGCCGCTGCTGGGGACTCGGGGACATGATGgagggtggcagggctgggggacgTGGGCCCCGGGGTCACAGGCTCTGGGGTTGGGGGCCGGCCGGGTCTGGGTGAGGGGCTAGGGGCCGGTGCCCAGTTAGCCTCCTCGCTGACGAAAGCCTGGTTGTCAAAGCCTTGgggctggggctcctggggcagagggagccaGAGGTCAACCAAGCCTGCCCTGGCTTGGCCcagtcctcccctccccagagacaggacactagtccctccctgtgctctgcctctctctgcccccttcccaTCCTTTGGACTCCACCGCATCACTCCTCTCCTGGACTGACTCCTGGTTTCCATCCCGCAGCCTCTCCACTGCCCCCCAATCTGTTGCTCCGTCCTCTTGATGCCTATCTCGGCCTGCCTGTTCACTCTCCTCTGTCTCTCAGTTGGCCCTCTCCAGTCCTGTTCCCAACCCAGGGCCTCACCAGAGCTTTGCCAGAGCAGCACTTGAGTCGGTGGCCGTAGAGCTTGTGGACCAGGACCATGAGGGCGATCAGAGCCAGAAGGAGCAGCGCCCCCAGCACCCCACCCAGCGCCGCCATCTCCACTGCTGAGAAGCGCTGGTCCCCACTTGGCTTGTTTGTAgtgctgcctcctcctgccccagacgTCCCTGCTGACACCACCACTGCCCCTTTACTGCCACACCCCAGGCACGCCCGTGCCAACCTGTGGCAAGCTCGGGACCCCCTGAGAACAAGCAGGCCTGGTTCTGGGGAGTGGCACTTTTGATCCCCCACAAAGGAGCTGTGTGTTCCCCAGGAGCCCGATAGGCCAGGCTCCTGAAGGGGGCGGGGAGAAGGGGGTCAGAGGCCACCAGTTCCAGGTGGAAGGCAGGGGGTCCAGTATCACAGGAAGGGGTATGAGGGCCATGTGGGGCCATTGGGGTGAACGGCCCCAGAATTGAGGGGTTCACTGGATCCCAAATCTGGCCTCTGTCCCGCCCTCCACACGCCTTCCCTAGTTCACGTCCTGGGCTCCCCCAGGACCTGTCTGTCCCCCAGACCACAGCAGACCTCTCCTTGAGGTTTCATGGTCTGTATGGTCACACCAGGCCGACCTGGGGCGGACCCTGCCCTACACTGGCCACCTAGAGTCAGGTGGCATAAGGGTGACTCTAGGGCAAATAGAGGTGCTACCTGAGGACCAGGGGGTCCTGCTGGGCCCAGGGGACGTCAGCGGAGAGGTTCCTGGTTTCGAGGTCTGTGCTGAGCCCCCACTGGGTGAGGCTGGTGTTGGGGAGGGGCTGGTTCCCGCACTGGAGGGCCCCCCAGGCATGGAGGAGGCAGATGGCCTCAGAGTTGTGCCTGAGGAGGGGTACGGGCCAGGACCCCCTCCAGAGCTGGTCGTGGAGGGCCCCTGAGAGGGTGCAGGGGGCCCGGGGACTTCCAAAGTGGTGCTGCTTGAGGGTCTGGTCGTTCCGGCCATCTCTGGGGATGTGGGGGAGTCGGGGGGGCCTGGAGCCAGGGACAGGGCTCGGGCTTGCCACTGTCCCCAGCCAGAAGCCCTCCCTGCGCCAACCTGGGACCCCCGGGAGGCCTACCTGTGGGGGCGGGCTCCTGTTCTGAGACTTGAATCTCCACGACTGTAGTCGCTGTGCCTGAGGTCACTGTGTTCTTGGCCTCAACCTGGGCAGAAGAGGGCTTGTCCCTCTTGGGCCCCACCTTAACCCCCGCCCCTGGAGATActgcccacccctcacctctgCATAGAAGACGCCGGTGTGCACCAGCAAGGCGTTGGTCAGCACTGCCTCCCCGTCCATTCGGAAGTTGGAGTTGTTGGTGATTTGATACGTGATGGCCGAGTTGAGGTCCTGGACACGGCCCCAGTGAGTCCTGGGTCCAAGCTGCTTCCCAAACTCCCCGAAGCCACCCCCAGAGGAAGGCCAGGCAGACCCAGGGACACGACGGTGCCTACTGGAAACTCAGGGTCCTGGGCCCGGATCCTCAGAGGCTGGGAAGGGGCAGCTGCATCCTTGACGGCCACGCCCACCCCAGAACCACGCGCCACGGTGCCGCGGTACAGGCTCTCGGGGAAGCGGGGCAGGCTCCCGTTGGCATCTCGGGCCTCCACCATGACCTGGGTCACGGAGTACCGGCCGTGGTCTGCCTGCtcaccctgggggtgggggaggcagcagtGACCAGCAGGTCCTTCCAGGGGAGCCCTGCAGCCTGCGGCCCAAGAAGGGCCCCTGGAGACCTGGCCTTATGCAGGCACTCACCTTGACCACCAGAAGGAAGGTCTTGGGGCTGGGGACACTCTTGCTCATGGTGAGGTTGCCTGTGCTGGCATCAATGGAGAATGTGCCGTCCTCGTGTCCTGGGAGGATGGAGAGATGCTTGGGCCCCGGTACCCTCCGGAGGCCTGAAGTCCCAGGGCCCCAGCTGGCTCTGCCCACGTGGCCAGCCCCCTAGAGGGGAGAGAAGCTGGGGGGCTGGTGCTCACTCACCCTTCATGAAGCTGTAGACAATGGGCTGGCTGATGGCCCAGTCCCCGTCCACGGCGTAGATGGGCCCGGGCTGCAGGACAAGGGCGCCTGGCTGCGggattggggaggggagggaatgcCGTGGAGCTGGTGCCGTGGCCTCGGGCCCCTCCCGCACCCCTCCAGGAGGTCTGGAGTAGCCCTGATGGGCAGCCAGGGACACAGTCCAGTTGTCCGGCCCCACTGCCCACCACACCTTCGGACCAATTGCTAATGAGCCAGTTTGCCCAAAGTCATTTGATTGATCTGAATGACATGTGTCTACTTAAGAGGCAGCCATGTGGGATGGACAAAGCTCACATAGAGGTCTGGGCCCCTCGCACAGGGCAGGGGCCCTGGTGGCTGAACCAGACCCCACTCCTCAGGAGCCCCCTGATATCCAGCCCAGCTCCCTACCCATTCACGCGGTGTCCAGGGAGCACTGTCTGGCTCTGCCTGAGGACAGCTGGGCC is a genomic window of Camelus bactrianus isolate YW-2024 breed Bactrian camel chromosome 10, ASM4877302v1, whole genome shotgun sequence containing:
- the CDHR5 gene encoding cadherin-related family member 5 isoform X5, which codes for MRTWALLLPLLMATAQAQVCSVDKTVFEVKENTNSSEPLLDIYVPEGQQVTLGPSSTRFAFRIQGTQLFLNVTPDYEENSMLQAQLECKSGDTTVTQLRVFVSVLDVNDNTPQFPYVARVWKVPEDTKVNTTIIPETELEAQDLDKDDILFYTLQEVTLGASDFFSLMGTNRPALRLDQPLDFEKCRNMTFQLLVRDTQEENVEPSHTATATLVLEVQPADLRPPWFLPCTYSDAYVCIQAQYQGTVPTGHKLPGALVLQPGPIYAVDGDWAISQPIVYSFMKGHEDGTFSIDASTGNLTMSKSVPSPKTFLLVVKGEQADHGRYSVTQVMVEARDANGSLPRFPESLYRGTVARGSGVGVAVKDAAAPSQPLRIRAQDPEFPDLNSAITYQITNNSNFRMDGEAVLTNALLVHTGVFYAEVEAKNTVTSGTATTVVEIQVSEQEPAPTAGTSGAGGGSTTNKPSGDQRFSAVEMAALGGVLGALLLLALIALMVLVHKLYGHRLKCCSGKALEPQPQGFDNQAFVSEEANWAPAPSPSPRPGRPPTPEPVTPGPTSPSPATLHHVPESPAAARDGEDPAAVRSILTKERRPEGGYKAVWFGEDIGAEADVVVLNEPASEADGAGDSGSEGSGDAGSDAGPGRGTEDPPGADSIYF
- the CDHR5 gene encoding cadherin-related family member 5 isoform X3 → MRTWALLLPLLMATAQAQVCSVDKTVFEVKENTNSSEPLLDIYVPEGQQVTLGPSSTRFAFRIQGTQLFLNVTPDYEENSMLQAQLECKSGDTTVTQLRVFVSVLDVNDNTPQFPYVARVWKVPEDTKVNTTIIPETELEAQDLDKDDILFYTLQEVTLGASDFFSLMGTNRPALRLDQPLDFEKCRNMTFQLLVRDTQEENVEPSHTATATLVLEVQPADLRPPWFLPCTYSDAYVCIQAQYQGTVPTGHKLPGALVLQPGPIYAVDGDWAISQPIVYSFMKGHEDGTFSIDASTGNLTMSKSVPSPKTFLLVVKGEQADHGRYSVTQVMVEARDANGSLPRFPESLYRGTVARGSGVGVAVKDAAAPSQPLRIRAQDPEFPDLNSAITYQITNNSNFRMDGEAVLTNALLVHTGVFYAEVEAKNTVTSGTATTVVEIQVSEQEPAPTEMAGTTRPSSSTTLEVPGPPAPSQGPSTTSSGGGPGPYPSSGTTLRPSASSMPGGPSSAGTSPSPTPASPSGGSAQTSKPGTSPLTSPGPSRTPWSSAGTSGAGGGSTTNKPSGDQRFSAVEMAALGGVLGALLLLALIALMVLVHKLYGHRLKCCSGKALEPQPQGFDNQAFVSEEANWAPAPSPSPRPGRPPTPEPVTPGPTSPSPATLHHVPESPAAARDGEDPAAVRSILTKERRPEGGYKAVWFGEDIGAEADVVVLNEPASEADGAGDSGSEGSGDAGSDAGPGRGTEDPPGADSIYF
- the CDHR5 gene encoding cadherin-related family member 5 isoform X2, with protein sequence MRTWALLLPLLMATAQAQVCSVDKTVFEVKENTNSSEPLLDIYVPEGQQVTLGPSSTRFAFRIQGTQLFLNVTPDYEENSMLQAQLECKSGDTTVTQLRVFVSVLDVNDNTPQFPYVARVWKVPEDTKVNTTIIPETELEAQDLDKDDILFYTLQEVTLGASDFFSLMGTNRPALRLDQPLDFEKCRNMTFQLLVRDTQEENVEPSHTATATLVLEVQPADLRPPWFLPCTYSDAYVCIQAQYQGTVPTGHKLPGALVLQPGPIYAVDGDWAISQPIVYSFMKGHEDGTFSIDASTGNLTMSKSVPSPKTFLLVVKGEQADHGRYSVTQVMVEARDANGSLPRFPESLYRGTVARGSGVGVAVKDAAAPSQPLRIRAQDPEFPDLNSAITYQITNNSNFRMDGEAVLTNALLVHTGVFYAEVEAKNTVTSGTATTVVEIQVSEQEPAPTGPPDSPTSPEMAGTTRPSSSTTLEVPGPPAPSQGPSTTSSGGGPGPYPSSGTTLRPSASSMPGGPSSAGTSPSPTPASPSGGSAQTSKPGTSPLTSPGPSRTPWSSGTSGAGGGSTTNKPSGDQRFSAVEMAALGGVLGALLLLALIALMVLVHKLYGHRLKCCSGKALEPQPQGFDNQAFVSEEANWAPAPSPSPRPGRPPTPEPVTPGPTSPSPATLHHVPESPAAARDGEDPAAVRSILTKERRPEGGYKAVWFGEDIGAEADVVVLNEPASEADGAGDSGSEGSGDAGSDAGPGRGTEDPPGADSIYF
- the CDHR5 gene encoding cadherin-related family member 5 isoform X4, which produces MRTWALLLPLLMATAQAQVCSVDKTVFEVKENTNSSEPLLDIYVPEGQQVTLGPSSTRFAFRIQGTQLFLNVTPDYEENSMLQAQLECKSGDTTVTQLRVFVSVLDVNDNTPQFPYVARVWKVPEDTKVNTTIIPETELEAQDLDKDDILFYTLQEVTLGASDFFSLMGTNRPALRLDQPLDFEKCRNMTFQLLVRDTQEENVEPSHTATATLVLEVQPADLRPPWFLPCTYSDAYVCIQAQYQGTVPTGHKLPGALVLQPGPIYAVDGDWAISQPIVYSFMKGHEDGTFSIDASTGNLTMSKSVPSPKTFLLVVKGEQADHGRYSVTQVMVEARDANGSLPRFPESLYRGTVARGSGVGVAVKDAAAPSQPLRIRAQDPEFPDLNSAITYQITNNSNFRMDGEAVLTNALLVHTGVFYAEVEAKNTVTSGTATTVVEIQVSEQEPAPTGTTLRPSASSMPGGPSSAGTSPSPTPASPSGGSAQTSKPGTSPLTSPGPSRTPWSSAGTSGAGGGSTTNKPSGDQRFSAVEMAALGGVLGALLLLALIALMVLVHKLYGHRLKCCSGKALEPQPQGFDNQAFVSEEANWAPAPSPSPRPGRPPTPEPVTPGPTSPSPATLHHVPESPAAARDGEDPAAVRSILTKERRPEGGYKAVWFGEDIGAEADVVVLNEPASEADGAGDSGSEGSGDAGSDAGPGRGTEDPPGADSIYF